One Mycobacterium marseillense DNA window includes the following coding sequences:
- a CDS encoding MaoC/PaaZ C-terminal domain-containing protein, with amino-acid sequence MPIDVDVALNAELDPIEFSWASSDVQLYHLGLGAGADPMDPRELRYLVDDTPQVLPTFGNVAATFHATKPPTVQFPGIDIELSKVLHASERVEVPGPLPPSGSAKAVTRFTDIWDKGKAAVIWSETTVTAPDGTLLWTQRRSIFARGEGGFGGERGPSGGDTAPDRAPDLEVDVPILPQQALLYRLCGDRNPLHSDPEFAAAAGFSQPILHGLCTYGMTCKAITDALLDGDTAAVAAYGARFAGVAFPGETLKVGIWKESGRFLASVVAPSRENAVVLSGVELVPA; translated from the coding sequence ATGCCCATCGACGTCGACGTCGCGCTGAATGCCGAGCTGGATCCCATCGAGTTCTCTTGGGCCAGCAGCGATGTGCAGCTCTATCACCTCGGGCTGGGCGCGGGCGCGGACCCGATGGACCCGCGCGAGCTGCGCTACCTGGTCGACGACACCCCGCAGGTGCTGCCGACGTTCGGCAACGTGGCCGCCACGTTTCACGCCACGAAGCCGCCGACGGTGCAGTTCCCGGGTATCGACATCGAGCTGAGCAAGGTGCTGCACGCCAGCGAGCGGGTCGAGGTGCCCGGCCCGCTGCCGCCATCGGGCTCGGCCAAGGCCGTCACTCGGTTCACGGACATCTGGGACAAGGGCAAGGCCGCGGTGATCTGGAGTGAGACGACGGTGACCGCGCCGGACGGCACGCTGTTGTGGACGCAGCGCCGGTCGATCTTCGCCCGCGGCGAAGGCGGCTTCGGTGGTGAGCGGGGCCCGTCCGGGGGCGACACCGCGCCGGACCGGGCGCCCGACCTCGAGGTCGACGTGCCGATCCTGCCGCAGCAGGCCCTGCTCTACCGGTTGTGTGGCGACCGCAACCCGCTGCACTCCGATCCCGAATTCGCCGCTGCGGCAGGCTTTTCGCAGCCGATCCTGCACGGGCTGTGCACCTACGGCATGACCTGCAAGGCGATCACCGACGCGTTGCTCGACGGCGACACCGCCGCGGTGGCGGCCTACGGCGCGCGTTTCGCCGGGGTGGCATTCCCCGGCGAAACACTCAAGGTCGGCATCTGGAAGGAGAGCGGCCGCTTCTTGGCCAGCGTCGTCGCGCCCTCGCGCGAAAACGCTGTCGTGCTCTCCGGCGTCGAGCTGGTCCCGGCCTAG
- the kstD gene encoding 3-oxosteroid 1-dehydrogenase, whose translation MSAQEYDVVVVGSGGAGMVAALTAAHRGLSTIVIEKAPHFGGSTARSGGGVWIPNNEVLKRDGVKDTTEAARTYLHGIIGSVVESERIDTYLERGPEMLSFVLKHTPLKMCWVPRYSDYYPESPGGRAEGRSIEPKPFNARKLGADESGLEPAYGKVPLNVVVMQQDYVRLNQLKRHPRGVLRSLKVGARTMWAKATGKNLVGMGRALIGPLRIGLQRAGVPVVLNTALTDLYVEDGVVRGVYVRGADSSESAEPRLIRARRGVILASGGFEHNEQMRVKYQRAPITTEWTVGAVANTGDGIVAAEKLGAGLELMEDAWWGPTVPLVGAPWFALSERNSPGSIIVNMSGKRFMNESMPYVEACHHMYGGEYGQGPGPGENIPAWLVFDQQYRDRYIFAGLQPGQRIPRKWLESGVIITADTLAELGAKAGLPVDEFTATVERFNGFARSGIDADFQRGESAYDKYYGDPTNKPNPNLGEISHAPYYAAKMVPGDLGTKGGVRTDVHGRALRDDGSIIEGLYAAGNVSAPVMGHTYPGPGGTIGPAMTFGYLAALHIAEES comes from the coding sequence ATGTCAGCGCAGGAGTACGACGTCGTCGTGGTCGGGAGCGGCGGGGCCGGCATGGTGGCCGCCCTTACCGCCGCTCACCGGGGTCTTTCCACCATAGTCATCGAAAAGGCCCCGCACTTCGGCGGCTCGACCGCACGGTCGGGCGGCGGCGTTTGGATCCCAAATAACGAAGTGCTCAAGCGTGACGGGGTCAAGGACACCACCGAAGCGGCCCGCACCTATCTGCACGGGATCATCGGCAGCGTCGTCGAGTCGGAACGCATCGACACCTACCTCGAGCGTGGGCCCGAGATGTTGTCGTTCGTGCTCAAGCACACCCCGCTGAAGATGTGCTGGGTGCCGCGGTATTCCGACTACTACCCCGAGTCGCCGGGCGGGCGCGCGGAAGGCCGGTCGATCGAGCCAAAGCCGTTCAACGCCCGCAAGCTCGGCGCCGACGAGTCCGGCCTGGAGCCCGCGTACGGCAAAGTTCCGCTCAACGTTGTGGTGATGCAACAGGATTACGTGCGGCTGAACCAGTTGAAGCGTCACCCGCGCGGCGTGCTGCGCAGTTTGAAGGTCGGCGCCCGCACGATGTGGGCGAAAGCGACCGGCAAGAACCTCGTCGGCATGGGCCGGGCGCTGATCGGTCCGCTGCGGATCGGGTTGCAACGGGCCGGTGTGCCGGTGGTGCTCAACACCGCCCTCACCGATCTGTACGTCGAGGACGGCGTGGTGCGCGGTGTCTATGTGCGCGGCGCCGACTCATCGGAATCGGCTGAGCCCCGGCTGATCCGGGCCCGCCGCGGGGTGATCCTGGCGTCGGGCGGCTTCGAGCACAACGAACAGATGCGGGTGAAATACCAGCGGGCGCCGATCACCACCGAATGGACGGTGGGCGCGGTGGCCAACACCGGCGACGGCATCGTCGCCGCCGAAAAGTTGGGCGCCGGACTGGAATTGATGGAAGACGCCTGGTGGGGCCCGACCGTCCCACTGGTGGGTGCGCCGTGGTTCGCGCTGTCGGAGCGCAACTCGCCCGGATCGATCATCGTGAACATGTCCGGCAAGCGGTTCATGAACGAGTCGATGCCCTACGTCGAAGCCTGCCACCACATGTACGGCGGCGAATATGGCCAGGGTCCAGGGCCGGGCGAGAACATTCCCGCGTGGCTGGTCTTCGACCAGCAGTACCGGGACCGCTATATCTTTGCGGGATTGCAGCCCGGACAACGCATTCCGCGCAAGTGGCTGGAGTCGGGCGTCATCATCACGGCCGACACGCTGGCGGAGCTGGGGGCCAAGGCCGGCCTTCCAGTGGACGAATTCACCGCGACCGTGGAGCGTTTCAACGGTTTTGCGCGCTCCGGCATCGACGCGGACTTCCAGCGCGGCGAGAGCGCCTACGACAAGTACTACGGCGACCCGACCAACAAGCCGAACCCCAACCTCGGCGAAATCAGCCACGCGCCGTACTACGCCGCCAAGATGGTGCCCGGCGACCTGGGCACCAAGGGCGGCGTCCGCACCGATGTCCACGGTCGGGCCCTGCGTGACGACGGCAGTATCATCGAAGGCCTTTACGCCGCCGGCAATGTCAGTGCCCCGGTGATGGGCCACACGTACCCCGGTCCGGGTGGCACCATCGGCCCGGCCATGACGTTCGGCTACCTGGCGGCATTGCACATTGCGGAGGAGAGCTGA